In the genome of Enterococcus hirae ATCC 9790, one region contains:
- a CDS encoding DUF1827 family protein, whose protein sequence is MKLIETPVTSNLNIKTFYPKVVDFFFSSKAIKYYKLYSLDRTQILYIDTYEKSQLLMINTKKKITKQEIDFAIRRILKAEREDVKVHIGVKQDLERAGVQFKRPNKDIVIVEQKVGCSLEEK, encoded by the coding sequence ATGAAATTAATCGAAACGCCAGTTACAAGTAATTTAAATATTAAGACGTTTTATCCTAAAGTAGTAGATTTTTTCTTTAGTAGTAAAGCCATCAAATACTATAAACTTTATTCGCTTGATCGAACACAGATTTTATACATTGATACGTATGAAAAATCCCAATTATTGATGATTAATACGAAGAAAAAAATCACCAAGCAAGAAATTGATTTTGCAATCCGTCGTATTTTGAAAGCAGAACGTGAAGACGTCAAGGTCCATATTGGTGTAAAACAAGACTTAGAACGAGCAGGTGTCCAATTCAAACGACCAAATAAAGATATCGTGATTGTTGAACAGAAAGTAGGTTGTTCACTGGAGGAAAAATAA
- a CDS encoding MerR family transcriptional regulator, producing MEYTIKKMAEISGVSPRTLRFYDQIHLLKPSRVTESGYRIYTSQEVDRLQQILFYRSLDFKLEQIAEILDNPAFDHRQALIQHQEMLQEKRKQLDTLLMTIQHTLESYEGGKPMKDHEKFEGFKKQKIMENETNYGQEIREKYGDDTVEKANKKWQNMSEEKFEEMQSLEKQLLADLTAYLQSDSDQKLALKLFEEHKKWLTFSWPSYSSEAHRGLGLLYISDERFTAYYDERCGNGAAQALNTITQTYAVE from the coding sequence ATGGAATATACTATAAAAAAAATGGCAGAAATTTCTGGTGTTAGTCCTCGTACCCTGCGTTTTTACGATCAGATTCACTTACTGAAACCATCACGGGTGACTGAGTCTGGCTATCGGATCTACACTAGCCAAGAAGTTGACCGACTACAACAGATTTTGTTTTATCGCTCCCTTGATTTTAAGTTAGAACAAATTGCAGAAATTTTAGATAATCCAGCTTTCGATCATCGACAAGCGTTGATCCAACATCAAGAAATGTTACAAGAAAAAAGAAAACAGCTCGACACACTATTAATGACTATTCAACATACATTGGAGAGTTACGAAGGAGGAAAACCGATGAAAGATCATGAGAAATTTGAAGGATTTAAAAAACAAAAAATAATGGAAAATGAAACAAACTATGGACAAGAAATACGAGAAAAATATGGAGACGACACCGTTGAGAAAGCAAATAAAAAATGGCAAAATATGTCTGAAGAAAAATTTGAAGAAATGCAGTCTTTAGAAAAACAACTCTTAGCTGATTTGACAGCTTATTTACAATCAGACTCTGATCAAAAACTAGCATTGAAACTATTTGAAGAACACAAAAAATGGCTTACTTTTAGCTGGCCTTCTTATAGTTCCGAAGCTCATCGTGGCTTAGGCTTATTGTATATCTCTGATGAACGATTCACCGCTTACTATGATGAGCGTTGTGGAAACGGAGCTGCCCAAGCATTGAATACGATCACTCAAACATACGCGGTTGAATAA
- the groL gene encoding chaperonin GroEL (60 kDa chaperone family; promotes refolding of misfolded polypeptides especially under stressful conditions; forms two stacked rings of heptamers to form a barrel-shaped 14mer; ends can be capped by GroES; misfolded proteins enter the barrel where they are refolded when GroES binds), protein MAKELKFAEDARAAMLRGVDKLADTVKVTLGPKGRNVVLEKSYGSPLITNDGVTIAKEIELEDHFENMGAKLVSEVASKTNDIAGDGTTTATVLTQAIVREGLKNVTAGANPLGIRRGIELATKAAVEELHNISTVVDSKEAIAQVAAVSSGSEKVGHLIADAMEKVGNDGVITIEESKGIETELDVVEGMQFDRGYLSQYMVTDNDKMEAVLENPYILITDKKISNIQDILPLLEQILQQSRPLLIIADDVDGEALPTLVLNKIRGTFNVVAVKAPGFGDRRKAMLEDIAILTGGTVITDDLGLELKDATIENLGNASKVVVDKDNTTIVEGSGDKTAIEARVQLIKNQIAETTSDFDREKLQERLAKLAGGVAVVKVGAATETELKELKLRIEDALNATRAAVEEGMVSGGGTALVNVINKVSAVEAQGDVATGVKIVVRALEEPIRQIAENAGYEGSVIVDKLKNVELGTGFNAATGEWVNMVEAGIVDPTKVTRSALQNAASVSALLLTTEAVVADKPEPAAPAAPAMDPSMMGGMM, encoded by the coding sequence ATGGCAAAAGAATTGAAATTTGCAGAAGATGCACGCGCAGCAATGCTACGTGGAGTTGATAAATTAGCTGATACAGTAAAAGTAACGTTAGGTCCAAAAGGTCGTAATGTTGTATTAGAAAAATCATACGGTTCACCATTGATTACTAATGATGGCGTAACGATTGCAAAGGAAATCGAATTGGAAGATCACTTTGAAAACATGGGTGCAAAATTAGTTTCTGAAGTGGCTTCAAAAACCAATGATATCGCAGGTGACGGAACAACAACCGCTACTGTGTTAACCCAAGCAATTGTTCGTGAAGGATTAAAAAACGTAACAGCTGGAGCAAATCCTTTAGGTATTCGTCGTGGGATCGAATTGGCAACAAAAGCAGCAGTTGAAGAATTACACAACATTTCAACAGTCGTAGATTCTAAAGAAGCAATTGCTCAAGTTGCAGCTGTTTCTTCTGGTTCAGAAAAAGTGGGACATTTGATTGCTGATGCAATGGAAAAAGTCGGTAATGATGGTGTTATTACTATTGAAGAATCAAAAGGAATCGAAACCGAATTAGATGTTGTAGAAGGTATGCAATTTGATCGTGGTTACTTGTCACAATACATGGTAACTGACAATGACAAAATGGAAGCTGTTTTAGAAAATCCATACATTTTGATCACAGATAAGAAAATTTCTAATATCCAAGACATCTTGCCTTTATTAGAACAAATCTTACAACAATCTCGTCCGCTATTGATCATCGCTGACGATGTGGATGGAGAAGCTTTACCAACATTAGTCTTGAACAAAATCCGTGGGACATTTAACGTTGTTGCAGTGAAAGCACCTGGTTTCGGTGATCGTCGTAAAGCAATGCTTGAAGATATCGCTATCCTAACAGGCGGAACAGTGATTACGGACGACTTAGGATTAGAATTGAAAGATGCAACAATCGAAAACCTAGGAAATGCTTCAAAAGTTGTGGTAGACAAAGATAACACAACAATCGTTGAAGGCTCTGGCGATAAAACAGCCATTGAAGCACGTGTTCAATTGATCAAAAACCAAATTGCTGAAACAACATCAGATTTTGACCGTGAAAAATTACAAGAACGCTTAGCAAAACTTGCTGGTGGGGTTGCAGTGGTCAAAGTTGGTGCAGCAACTGAAACAGAATTAAAAGAATTGAAATTACGAATTGAAGATGCATTGAATGCAACTCGTGCAGCCGTTGAAGAAGGTATGGTTTCAGGTGGTGGTACAGCATTAGTGAATGTCATCAACAAAGTTTCAGCAGTTGAAGCTCAAGGGGACGTTGCAACAGGTGTGAAAATCGTTGTTCGTGCCTTAGAAGAACCAATTCGTCAAATCGCAGAAAATGCGGGATATGAAGGTTCAGTCATCGTTGACAAATTGAAAAATGTTGAATTAGGAACAGGTTTCAATGCTGCAACAGGCGAATGGGTAAATATGGTTGAAGCAGGGATTGTTGATCCAACCAAAGTTACTCGTTCAGCATTACAAAATGCTGCATCTGTTTCAGCTCTATTATTAACAACTGAAGCAGTAGTTGCTGACAAACCAGAACCAGCAGCACCTGCAGCGCCAGCAATGGATCCATCAATGATGGGCGGCATGATGTAG
- the groES gene encoding co-chaperone GroES: MLKPLGDRVIIEVAKEEETTVGGIVLASSAKEKPQTGTVVAVGEGRLLENGEKVPAAVKAGDQVMFEKYAGTEVKFEGKEYLIVAGKDIMAIVE, translated from the coding sequence GTGTTAAAACCATTAGGTGATCGCGTCATTATCGAAGTCGCAAAAGAAGAAGAAACAACTGTTGGAGGAATTGTTTTAGCTTCATCCGCTAAAGAAAAACCACAAACAGGAACAGTTGTTGCAGTCGGTGAAGGCCGTTTATTGGAAAACGGAGAAAAAGTTCCTGCTGCTGTAAAAGCGGGCGACCAAGTGATGTTTGAAAAATATGCCGGTACAGAAGTAAAATTTGAAGGAAAAGAATATTTGATCGTTGCAGGAAAAGATATCATGGCGATCGTTGAATAA
- a CDS encoding CPBP family intramembrane glutamic endopeptidase: MSLKKYSFASIFCYGLIFLSPLILSSIGIVHTVTDVITATTIAYILGAIVLAFFYFKQNEPLPLEAAIPSASTPKIILYGFVGIFIALILQALAVTLETLLFGNSAPSENTQNIIQMILEAPAFLIATTVAGPVMEEFVFRRSILGIVGKYTNFWIGAIVSSLLFAFAHNDGHLLIYFFLGFFFSLQYKATGRIWTSMITHVGMNTLVVVVQIAVQKGWIAAS; this comes from the coding sequence ATGTCATTAAAAAAATATAGTTTCGCTAGTATCTTTTGCTATGGACTCATTTTTCTTTCCCCATTGATCCTTTCATCTATCGGAATCGTCCATACTGTTACTGACGTGATTACAGCAACGACGATTGCCTATATCCTAGGAGCAATTGTTTTAGCTTTCTTTTATTTCAAGCAAAATGAACCACTACCACTAGAAGCAGCCATTCCTAGTGCTTCGACACCAAAAATCATCTTATATGGGTTTGTTGGGATTTTCATTGCTTTGATCTTACAGGCACTTGCAGTGACGTTGGAAACTCTTTTATTTGGTAACAGCGCTCCTTCTGAGAATACACAAAATATTATTCAAATGATTCTTGAAGCTCCAGCCTTTTTAATAGCTACCACAGTTGCTGGTCCAGTCATGGAAGAATTCGTCTTTCGTCGCAGCATCTTAGGTATCGTTGGCAAATATACAAACTTTTGGATCGGGGCAATCGTTAGTTCCTTATTGTTTGCTTTTGCCCATAACGATGGCCACTTACTGATCTACTTTTTCTTAGGTTTTTTCTTTAGTCTACAATACAAAGCAACGGGAAGAATCTGGACCTCGATGATCACACATGTGGGAATGAATACATTGGTGGTAGTGGTGCAGATCGCCGTACAAAAGGGCTGGATCGCTGCTTCATGA
- a CDS encoding MBL fold metallo-hydrolase, with amino-acid sequence MAEEKPAFKISILASGSSGNSLYIESDKKRLLVDAGLSGKKITSLLAQIDRTPDQLDGILVTHEHRDHIHGVGVLARKYHLDVFANEKTWEAMSPLIGNVPIEQKHLFEMGKVQTFGDLDIESFGVSHDAAAPQFYRFHKENRSFVMLTDTGYCSDHMRGIIKNADGYLMESNHDLEMLRMGPYPWNLKQRILGDRGHLSNEDGALVMTDVIGDRTKRIYLGHLSKENNLKELAHLTMENVLKEKDLGVGYEFDIYDTDPSEATELFSI; translated from the coding sequence ATGGCTGAAGAAAAACCAGCTTTTAAAATCAGTATCCTAGCCAGTGGAAGCTCTGGAAATTCACTTTATATCGAAAGTGATAAAAAAAGGCTCTTGGTAGATGCTGGTCTCAGCGGGAAAAAAATTACTTCTTTGTTGGCTCAAATTGATCGGACACCTGACCAATTAGACGGGATTTTAGTCACTCACGAACATCGAGATCATATTCATGGGGTAGGGGTACTTGCAAGGAAATATCATTTAGATGTGTTTGCCAATGAAAAAACATGGGAAGCAATGTCTCCATTAATTGGGAATGTTCCTATTGAACAAAAGCATTTGTTTGAAATGGGGAAGGTGCAAACATTTGGGGATCTAGATATTGAAAGCTTTGGCGTTTCTCACGATGCTGCAGCTCCGCAATTTTATCGTTTCCATAAAGAAAACCGTTCATTTGTGATGTTAACTGATACAGGTTATTGCAGTGATCATATGCGAGGAATCATCAAAAATGCAGATGGCTATTTGATGGAAAGTAACCATGATTTAGAGATGTTGCGGATGGGACCTTATCCTTGGAATTTAAAGCAACGGATCTTAGGTGATCGGGGGCACTTATCCAATGAAGATGGCGCCTTAGTCATGACAGATGTTATTGGTGATCGTACCAAACGTATCTACCTTGGTCACTTGAGTAAAGAAAACAATCTAAAAGAACTAGCTCACTTGACGATGGAGAATGTCCTAAAAGAAAAAGATCTAGGTGTCGGTTATGAATTTGATATTTATGATACCGATCCCTCAGAAGCAACGGAGTTATTTTCGATTTAG
- a CDS encoding YycH family regulatory protein has translation MKISEKVIRIGLLLMIALSIYLSYAIWLSPAGKTSVNFDESNSQMIDSQNYRKASEVFLPLHVTWLHSGQIKETNSENLVSRLQTVIEGARFGRVTEIVNGDKEKFDKLKTIQEGIELTYNAPLLLSEYKEAFHLSLDFSALPNRTDSIYFMRIQFDKNENKVRFLDFETDSIYESNLSVDWKELEKELKATDSTWTEMEKTPSIVETQYETKDKIKLKKYSYILSQQPYTLFRNAFFQKPDEVKTNNESNELLFYDGNETMRIHSETQIVDFRGEIGQDNVTANIFSQSFPYISKLGNSLGNMRYFDRENNQIDYRIFVEGFPVFGSDSKGKVEIEIGADQVDSQVKIQTSLNTIQVPIPSDEEVELPQTEKVIQSLLDKGADKEKIESLIVGYTWQNIKETNRVVDLLPEWYVKYQGQWYAVNDLLGRLPETEAN, from the coding sequence ATGAAAATTTCTGAAAAAGTTATTCGAATAGGATTACTCCTAATGATTGCTTTAAGTATCTACCTCTCATATGCCATTTGGCTAAGTCCAGCAGGTAAAACCTCGGTTAATTTTGACGAATCCAATTCACAGATGATCGATTCACAAAACTACCGAAAAGCATCTGAAGTTTTTCTTCCATTACATGTGACTTGGTTGCATTCAGGACAAATAAAGGAAACAAATAGTGAAAATCTTGTTTCTCGCCTCCAAACAGTCATCGAGGGCGCTCGATTTGGCAGAGTAACAGAAATCGTCAATGGCGATAAAGAGAAATTTGACAAGTTAAAAACTATTCAAGAAGGCATTGAGCTTACTTATAATGCGCCGCTGCTACTTAGTGAGTATAAAGAAGCCTTTCATCTAAGTTTGGATTTTTCAGCGCTTCCTAATCGGACAGATTCTATTTACTTTATGCGTATCCAGTTTGATAAAAATGAGAACAAAGTGCGATTCCTTGATTTTGAGACGGATTCCATTTACGAATCGAATCTTTCAGTTGATTGGAAAGAGTTGGAAAAAGAATTAAAGGCAACCGATAGTACGTGGACAGAGATGGAAAAAACGCCTTCGATTGTTGAGACACAATATGAAACGAAAGATAAAATCAAATTAAAAAAATATAGTTATATCCTGTCACAACAACCATATACTTTGTTTAGAAATGCCTTTTTCCAAAAACCAGATGAGGTCAAAACAAATAATGAGAGCAATGAACTGCTTTTTTATGATGGAAATGAGACGATGAGGATCCATTCAGAAACACAAATCGTTGATTTTCGGGGAGAAATCGGACAAGACAACGTCACAGCGAATATTTTCTCACAAAGTTTTCCATATATTAGTAAATTAGGCAATTCATTAGGAAATATGCGTTATTTTGATCGAGAGAACAATCAGATCGATTATCGAATATTTGTAGAAGGATTTCCTGTATTTGGTTCAGACAGTAAAGGGAAAGTTGAGATTGAAATTGGAGCGGATCAAGTAGATTCACAAGTGAAGATCCAAACCAGCTTGAATACGATCCAAGTACCGATTCCATCTGATGAAGAAGTTGAATTGCCACAAACAGAAAAAGTCATCCAGAGTCTTTTGGATAAAGGGGCAGACAAAGAAAAAATCGAGTCGTTGATTGTTGGCTACACGTGGCAAAATATCAAGGAAACGAATCGAGTCGTCGATTTATTACCTGAGTGGTATGTAAAATACCAAGGTCAATGGTACGCTGTCAATGATTTGCTTGGACGATTACCTGAAACGGAGGCGAATTAA
- the walK gene encoding cell wall metabolism sensor histidine kinase WalK, which yields MKGKVRFFRSVNFKIAITFILILLISIEIIGAYFIRGLERSTINTFIKDMNQTVESLATTISPELNRKDNADIEEVNANIKRFIENNASSDILEIRVIDEKGIIRGTTDVSDQSSIGKKNDYVDINDFTTKRYVALDSDDKRVNINIQPILSPTGDAVIGALYVKSNIEQKYSEINNTAIIFFTASLIAALISMVVSVLVARSITQPIGEMREQAIRIARGDYSRKVKVHGQDELGQLADTFNQLAERIEEAQDTMEAERNRLDSVLSHMTDGVIATDRRGKVITINDMAVSLLDVKNEDAIGQSILTLLDIEEEYTLRKLLEDPNEMVLDRSTGLMESDQMILRVDFSMIRRESGFISGLVAVLHDVTEQEKTERERREFVSNVSHELRTPLTSMRSYIEALSEGAWKDEEVAPNFLKVTLDETDRMIRMINDLLNLSRMDTGNTQLQLEYVNFNELVNFVLDRFDMMVGNQEKNYTIKREFTQRDLWVEIDTDKVIQVIDNIMNNAIKYSPDGGMITCRLLETHNNVILSITDQGLGIPKKDLNRVFERFYRVDKARARAQGGTGLGLAISREVVKAHRGAIWAESKEGKGSTFYISLPYEPYEEEWWE from the coding sequence ATGAAAGGAAAAGTGCGATTTTTTCGATCAGTCAATTTCAAAATTGCGATCACGTTTATTTTGATCTTATTGATTTCGATTGAGATTATTGGTGCCTACTTTATCCGAGGGTTAGAGCGTTCAACAATCAATACATTTATCAAAGATATGAATCAAACAGTTGAATCTTTAGCGACCACGATCAGTCCCGAATTAAATCGTAAAGACAACGCAGACATTGAAGAAGTCAATGCCAATATCAAACGATTCATTGAAAACAATGCCTCGAGTGACATTTTAGAGATTCGAGTTATTGATGAAAAAGGGATTATACGTGGGACAACGGATGTTAGTGATCAAAGCTCAATCGGTAAGAAAAACGATTATGTAGATATCAATGATTTCACAACAAAAAGGTATGTCGCATTAGATAGTGACGATAAGCGAGTGAATATCAATATTCAACCGATCCTGTCCCCGACCGGCGATGCCGTTATCGGGGCTCTTTACGTCAAAAGTAATATTGAGCAAAAATATTCTGAAATCAATAATACTGCGATTATATTCTTCACAGCTTCGTTGATCGCAGCCCTGATCTCCATGGTCGTATCAGTCTTAGTCGCACGGTCGATCACTCAGCCAATTGGCGAGATGCGAGAGCAAGCGATTAGGATTGCTCGGGGAGATTATAGTCGTAAAGTTAAAGTCCATGGACAAGATGAATTAGGGCAACTGGCGGATACATTCAACCAGCTGGCTGAAAGAATCGAAGAAGCTCAAGACACGATGGAAGCGGAAAGGAATCGGTTAGATAGCGTCCTGTCACATATGACAGATGGTGTCATTGCGACCGATCGAAGAGGTAAAGTCATTACGATCAACGATATGGCTGTTTCTTTATTGGATGTCAAAAATGAAGATGCAATCGGTCAGTCGATTTTGACTTTGTTAGATATTGAAGAAGAATATACATTACGTAAACTGCTAGAAGACCCAAATGAAATGGTACTTGATCGTTCAACTGGATTAATGGAAAGCGACCAAATGATTTTACGAGTAGATTTCTCCATGATCCGCAGAGAATCAGGTTTTATTAGTGGATTGGTAGCCGTATTGCATGATGTAACAGAACAAGAAAAAACAGAAAGAGAACGTCGTGAATTTGTCTCGAACGTGTCTCATGAACTTCGCACACCGTTGACAAGTATGCGTAGTTATATTGAAGCTTTAAGTGAGGGAGCTTGGAAAGATGAAGAAGTTGCTCCTAATTTCCTAAAAGTAACGTTAGATGAAACAGATCGAATGATCCGCATGATCAATGACCTGTTGAATCTTTCGCGAATGGATACAGGAAATACACAATTACAGTTAGAGTACGTCAATTTTAATGAATTAGTCAATTTTGTTCTTGACCGCTTTGATATGATGGTGGGTAACCAAGAAAAGAACTATACGATTAAACGGGAATTTACCCAAAGAGATCTTTGGGTAGAGATTGATACCGATAAAGTAATCCAAGTGATTGATAATATTATGAATAATGCGATCAAATATTCTCCAGACGGTGGAATGATCACATGTCGTTTGTTGGAAACACACAATAATGTGATTTTAAGTATTACTGACCAAGGACTTGGGATTCCTAAAAAAGATTTGAATCGGGTATTTGAACGATTTTACCGCGTGGATAAAGCGCGTGCGAGAGCCCAAGGTGGAACGGGGTTAGGATTGGCTATCTCTAGAGAAGTAGTCAAAGCCCACCGTGGCGCAATCTGGGCAGAGAGTAAAGAAGGAAAAGGATCAACCTTCTATATCTCGTTGCCATATGAACCATATGAGGAGGAATGGTGGGAATGA
- the yycF gene encoding response regulator YycF, which translates to MKKILVVDDEKPISDIVKFNLAKEGYDVYTAYDGEEALEKVTEVEPDLILLDLMLPKMDGLEVAREVRKTYDMPIIMVTAKDSEIDKVLGLELGADDYVTKPFSNRELVARVKANLRRGATATKEVEEIAPSELVIGDLTIHPDAYMVTKRGETIELTHREFELLFYLAKHIGQVMTREHLLQTVWGYDYFGDVRTVDVTVRRLREKIEDNPSHPNYLVTRRGVGYYLRNQEQE; encoded by the coding sequence ATGAAAAAGATTTTAGTTGTCGATGACGAAAAGCCGATTTCGGATATCGTCAAATTCAATTTAGCCAAGGAAGGCTATGATGTTTATACTGCATATGACGGGGAAGAAGCCTTAGAAAAAGTCACTGAGGTGGAACCTGATTTGATCTTGCTAGATTTGATGTTACCAAAAATGGATGGCTTAGAAGTCGCGCGTGAAGTACGGAAAACCTACGACATGCCGATCATTATGGTGACTGCAAAAGATTCTGAAATCGATAAGGTATTAGGACTGGAATTAGGTGCTGATGATTACGTGACGAAGCCTTTTTCTAATCGTGAACTAGTGGCTCGAGTGAAAGCCAATCTTCGTCGTGGCGCAACTGCTACCAAAGAAGTAGAAGAAATTGCCCCTTCTGAACTCGTGATTGGTGACCTGACGATTCATCCGGATGCTTATATGGTAACGAAACGAGGCGAAACAATTGAATTAACGCATCGTGAATTTGAATTGCTTTTTTACTTAGCAAAACACATCGGACAAGTGATGACACGAGAGCATTTGCTGCAAACCGTGTGGGGCTATGATTACTTTGGTGATGTGCGAACTGTAGATGTAACCGTGAGACGTCTACGCGAAAAAATTGAAGATAATCCAAGTCATCCTAATTATTTAGTGACACGGCGAGGTGTTGGTTACTATTTACGTAACCAGGAACAGGAGTAA
- a CDS encoding DegV family protein codes for MKNKVAILVDSGTDVPQELIEKYQMYVIPLKIIYKDRVYTDKVDITPEEIYQRLPQEIPGTSLPDGETITKIFEQIKQDGYEKILAVTISSGLSGTYNIVRLIAQQQEELEAYVLDTKNIGIGAGFSAIQAAKWLEEGMEWSLLIERLNELVKQTKVFFNVATLEYLQKGGRIGLVASILGTALKLNPIISCNDEGIYYTVGKARGRKKSLDRTVSYVKERVGTAKVFNLAVAHGDAKEEATEMMARLKEEFPQAQQIYFGQISPALVVHTGPGLLGVGVQVLEK; via the coding sequence ATGAAAAATAAAGTGGCGATTTTAGTAGACTCTGGGACAGACGTTCCACAAGAGCTAATTGAAAAATATCAAATGTATGTGATTCCATTAAAGATTATTTATAAAGATCGAGTATATACTGATAAAGTTGATATTACTCCGGAAGAAATCTATCAAAGATTACCTCAAGAGATTCCAGGAACATCTTTACCTGATGGCGAAACAATTACCAAAATTTTTGAACAGATCAAACAGGACGGCTATGAAAAAATCTTAGCAGTAACAATCTCAAGTGGATTAAGTGGTACGTATAACATCGTTCGGTTGATTGCCCAACAACAAGAAGAATTGGAAGCGTATGTACTAGATACTAAGAACATTGGGATCGGAGCAGGCTTTTCAGCAATTCAAGCAGCTAAATGGTTAGAAGAAGGAATGGAATGGTCATTATTGATTGAAAGACTCAATGAATTAGTCAAACAGACCAAAGTATTCTTTAACGTGGCAACCCTTGAATATTTACAAAAAGGGGGAAGGATTGGGTTAGTTGCTTCTATATTAGGAACGGCTTTAAAATTAAATCCAATCATTTCTTGTAATGATGAAGGCATTTACTATACAGTGGGCAAAGCAAGAGGTCGTAAAAAAAGTCTAGATCGAACTGTTTCCTATGTGAAAGAACGAGTTGGAACAGCTAAAGTCTTTAACTTAGCCGTTGCGCATGGAGACGCCAAAGAAGAAGCAACTGAGATGATGGCTAGATTGAAAGAAGAATTTCCACAAGCGCAACAAATCTATTTTGGTCAAATATCCCCTGCACTTGTTGTTCATACAGGTCCTGGTTTGTTAGGCGTCGGGGTTCAAGTATTAGAAAAGTAA
- a CDS encoding tocopherol cyclase family protein, translating to MIPTDKFFQGENKTHPFFEGWYFKHQIGNNVYAFIPGYSIAENGEKSPFIQVISHEHSEIFYFDSAQLFIEKEHLFIKIGENIFSEKGISLSLTNGNLSIHGTIDYGDFTPIHRTYYAPSIMGPFSYFAFMECYHGILSMKHSLQGELVWNDQPIDFDQGIGYIEKDWGSSFPATYVWAQCNQFETSDARFFFSAAEIPFLGGRFLGIIAVLQIQSEEYRFATYYGAKILSIVQEKDYLVITIKQQQLKLTLAVLQKDGHPLMAPHKGLMNRVIREKASTEIYVTLQKNNETLLEQKGIAAGFEEVDHLHGFTY from the coding sequence ATGATTCCAACAGATAAATTTTTTCAAGGAGAAAACAAAACCCACCCTTTTTTTGAAGGATGGTATTTTAAACATCAAATCGGAAATAACGTTTATGCTTTCATTCCTGGCTATTCGATTGCGGAAAATGGCGAAAAGTCTCCCTTTATACAAGTAATCAGTCATGAACATTCCGAGATTTTTTATTTTGATAGTGCGCAACTCTTTATCGAAAAAGAACATTTATTCATAAAAATTGGTGAAAATATCTTTAGTGAAAAGGGTATTTCTCTTTCGTTAACCAATGGCAATCTGTCGATTCATGGAACGATTGATTATGGCGATTTTACACCTATCCATCGGACCTACTATGCTCCTAGTATCATGGGCCCTTTTTCTTATTTCGCTTTTATGGAATGTTACCATGGGATATTAAGCATGAAACATTCACTACAGGGAGAATTAGTCTGGAATGATCAACCCATTGATTTTGATCAGGGGATTGGTTATATAGAAAAAGATTGGGGCTCTTCTTTTCCTGCAACTTATGTATGGGCCCAGTGTAATCAATTTGAGACGTCCGATGCACGTTTTTTCTTTTCTGCAGCAGAAATTCCATTTCTTGGTGGACGTTTTTTGGGAATCATCGCAGTTTTGCAGATCCAGAGCGAAGAATATCGCTTTGCTACTTACTACGGAGCTAAAATTTTATCGATCGTCCAAGAAAAAGACTATTTAGTTATCACGATCAAACAACAACAGCTTAAATTAACACTGGCAGTCCTGCAAAAAGACGGACATCCATTAATGGCGCCTCACAAAGGATTGATGAATCGAGTGATTCGTGAAAAAGCCAGTACAGAAATCTATGTAACGTTACAAAAAAATAATGAAACGCTTTTGGAACAAAAAGGGATCGCAGCAGGATTTGAGGAAGTGGATCATTTGCATGGTTTTACCTACTAA